From the Candidatus Eisenbacteria bacterium genome, one window contains:
- a CDS encoding glycosyltransferase family 4 protein, which translates to MSPPAGLRIAYVLRAFPRLSETFILNEIVGLLDRGVDVRIYALEAVKSTVRQPAAERLRNRVTWIAATGPDRPQRAPRGLPRKQWRYWRAGIVLGRLLGEDGTQHVHAHFAGPAATTAAAAAVQARLPFTFTAHAKDIFSWSVDWTWVRELARRAAAVITVCDYNRRFLMRRLGPGSRVVRVYNGVSLSDWRPAPGTRTIASQALSAPRSGSRSSAKPLRVVAVGRLVSKKGFHVLIEALGQLRDRGTAARLALIGEGAELERLRALARELRLGRVVRFCGPLPEPAVRRWLQVSDVLALPCVTDRDGNQDALPTVLLEAGACGLPVVSTPVAGIPEIVHHGHTGLLVPSDDARALARALAQLARAPRRRERFGNRARAHISSRFDRRQTIAALLQVFSLAGHSGDRSHAKRAALS; encoded by the coding sequence ATGTCGCCACCCGCCGGCCTGCGCATCGCCTACGTCTTGCGCGCGTTTCCGCGTCTCTCGGAGACGTTCATTCTCAACGAGATTGTAGGGCTGCTCGACCGTGGTGTGGACGTACGCATCTATGCGCTCGAGGCGGTCAAGAGCACAGTTCGTCAGCCGGCTGCTGAACGGCTGCGAAACCGGGTCACGTGGATCGCGGCAACCGGGCCCGATCGCCCGCAGCGTGCCCCGCGCGGCCTGCCGCGCAAGCAGTGGCGTTACTGGCGGGCGGGCATTGTGCTCGGCCGCTTGCTGGGCGAAGACGGCACCCAGCACGTGCACGCTCATTTCGCGGGTCCCGCGGCAACCACCGCAGCGGCAGCGGCCGTGCAAGCCCGGCTGCCGTTCACGTTCACTGCGCACGCCAAGGACATTTTCAGCTGGAGTGTCGACTGGACCTGGGTGCGCGAGCTGGCGCGACGAGCCGCCGCAGTGATCACCGTGTGCGACTACAATCGCCGCTTTCTCATGCGCCGCCTCGGACCCGGCAGCCGCGTGGTGCGAGTCTACAACGGTGTGAGTCTGTCGGACTGGCGCCCGGCGCCGGGGACTCGGACCATCGCGTCGCAGGCGTTATCTGCGCCCCGGTCAGGGTCGCGCTCGAGCGCAAAGCCGCTGAGAGTGGTGGCGGTGGGCCGACTCGTCTCCAAGAAGGGATTTCACGTGCTGATCGAGGCACTCGGGCAGCTCAGGGATCGCGGCACGGCCGCGAGACTCGCGTTGATCGGCGAGGGTGCCGAACTTGAGCGCCTGCGGGCGCTGGCGCGCGAGCTTCGGTTAGGCCGGGTGGTGAGGTTCTGCGGCCCACTCCCTGAGCCCGCCGTGCGGCGCTGGCTTCAGGTTTCAGACGTTCTTGCACTGCCGTGCGTGACCGATCGAGATGGCAATCAGGATGCTTTGCCGACGGTGCTATTGGAGGCAGGTGCGTGTGGGCTTCCTGTCGTTTCCACTCCGGTCGCGGGAATTCCCGAGATCGTGCACCACGGCCACACCGGCCTTCTGGTCCCCAGCGACGACGCGCGGGCCCTGGCCCGCGCGCTTGCGCAGCTGGCTCGCGCTCCGCGGCGCCGCGAACGGTTCGGAAACCGCGCGCGCGCTCACATCAGTTCACGCTTCGATCGCCGCCAGACCATCGCGGCGCTCCTTCAAGTCTTCAGCCTCGCCGGACATTCGGGGGATCGTTCCCATGCGAAACGCGCTGCTCTGTCTTGA
- a CDS encoding glycosyltransferase family 4 protein yields MRNALLCLDPGAPLGGTKGCSIHLRAEAEAWLKAGLEVTAMVTNPGPADGYASLLRLGLEVRVLPIGADQELIARALATSGASHVYERLALMAPHGALAAAQLRLPHVYEVNAPLDEEAARHRGFRQRDQALIHFRNGFSASCGAIAVSEEVAHWVRRLAPHDFAVRVIPNGVHRTFFDAPDPDLRPFAGPADGARHHVRVGFVGSLRPWHDLAAVVESAALVRTTVPLQVMIVGDGPQRNLLLEAAQRRGVPLHLVGAVPHEQIPAYLAMMDIVMVPYPSAGLYFSPLKLGEAMAAGRPVVATSIGPVRRMVEHEVTGLLVEPGDVHGLATAILRFATDREFAARVGAAAREHMRSRSWDHVGGEILEFLRAADRAEARP; encoded by the coding sequence ATGCGAAACGCGCTGCTCTGTCTTGATCCTGGGGCACCGCTCGGGGGCACCAAGGGCTGCTCGATTCACTTGCGGGCTGAGGCGGAAGCGTGGCTGAAAGCCGGGCTCGAGGTCACTGCCATGGTCACTAACCCCGGCCCGGCCGACGGCTATGCTTCGCTACTGCGCCTGGGACTCGAGGTTCGCGTGCTGCCGATCGGGGCCGATCAGGAGTTGATCGCGCGAGCACTGGCAACCAGCGGGGCCTCTCACGTCTATGAGCGTTTGGCGCTGATGGCGCCCCACGGGGCGCTCGCCGCCGCGCAGTTGCGCCTCCCGCACGTCTACGAGGTGAACGCCCCGCTCGACGAGGAAGCTGCCCGCCATCGCGGATTCCGCCAGCGTGATCAGGCACTCATTCACTTCCGTAACGGATTCTCCGCCAGCTGCGGAGCGATCGCGGTATCGGAGGAAGTCGCGCACTGGGTCCGGAGGCTCGCGCCACATGACTTTGCGGTGCGGGTGATTCCCAATGGCGTCCATCGTACTTTCTTTGACGCTCCCGATCCGGACTTGAGGCCCTTCGCCGGGCCAGCCGACGGCGCACGACACCACGTTCGTGTCGGGTTCGTCGGATCGCTCCGGCCCTGGCACGATCTCGCCGCCGTAGTGGAGTCCGCCGCGCTCGTTCGAACGACCGTGCCGCTCCAGGTCATGATCGTGGGCGACGGTCCGCAGCGAAACCTGCTCCTCGAGGCAGCTCAACGTCGAGGCGTGCCGCTGCATTTGGTCGGCGCAGTCCCTCACGAGCAGATTCCTGCCTACCTCGCAATGATGGACATCGTGATGGTGCCGTATCCGTCCGCAGGGTTGTATTTCTCGCCGCTCAAGCTCGGCGAAGCGATGGCGGCCGGGCGGCCGGTGGTGGCGACCTCGATCGGTCCGGTACGACGCATGGTGGAACACGAGGTGACAGGCCTGCTGGTGGAGCCCGGCGATGTTCACGGGCTGGCGACCGCGATCTTGAGGTTCGCGACCGACCGCGAATTCGCCGCTCGTGTTGGCGCTGCGGCTCGCGAACACATGCGATCCCGAAGTTGGGATCACGTGGGCGGCGAAATCTTGGAGTTTCTGCGCGCCGCGGATCGAGCCGAGGCCCGCCCATGA
- a CDS encoding ABC transporter ATP-binding protein, whose product MNSGSRIDRFRTSLARSGRVLRFFAPTVRPQAGRLAVALALSALAVLAEVLRPLPLQVVIDQVLVPNRAPHPSWLAHSIDALPVRTLIIGAALATLLASALAGLFEYVRTIVLSEAAQRVVARIRRDLFRHLMILPSQWHTRRSHGDVLLRLTGDIVMLRELLVGSLLDAAASVLLIVGTLGMMLWLDAGLTLISLVAVPPVAVLGTLLTRKIRRVVRRTREKEGALAGRSGEALGAVAMLQAFGAAAQVAGAFERENRSNLRSSLKASRLEALLARSLDLMTSAGVAVTIVFGTFAVLRGDLTAGGLIVFLTYQRVLYRPLRRLAQVVSRSAKAAVCGERVAEVLRTVPTITDRVAARTCERASGRLEFENVGVRYERGDLALDDVSFEVPAGSIGAIRGESGAGKSTLLALVPRLVDPTSGRVLLDGVDLREYTLESLRRQVAVVFQDSVLLGLTVSENIALGDPDATQEAIHAAAECAGVHRFAAELPNGFDTVVGERGAELSGGQRQRIAIARATLRNAPILVLDEPFAHLDDASRDHVLAALRTLAKSRTVLIVTHREHPGLVADFEIVLAGGRVASHRSLAGVA is encoded by the coding sequence ATGAACTCCGGTTCGCGGATCGATCGCTTCCGCACCTCACTGGCGCGATCCGGTCGCGTGCTACGGTTCTTCGCACCCACCGTGCGTCCGCAGGCGGGCCGGCTCGCCGTTGCATTGGCTCTCTCAGCCCTCGCGGTACTCGCCGAGGTCTTGCGACCACTGCCATTGCAAGTCGTGATCGACCAGGTGTTGGTGCCGAATCGCGCACCGCATCCGAGTTGGCTGGCGCACTCGATCGACGCGCTGCCGGTTCGCACGCTCATTATCGGAGCTGCGCTTGCGACTTTGCTGGCGTCGGCGCTCGCCGGGCTCTTCGAGTACGTGCGAACCATCGTGCTGAGCGAAGCGGCGCAGCGAGTGGTGGCACGCATACGCCGTGATCTGTTCCGTCACCTCATGATCTTGCCATCGCAGTGGCACACCCGGCGCTCCCACGGTGACGTGCTGCTGCGACTTACCGGCGACATCGTGATGCTCCGCGAACTGCTGGTCGGAAGCCTGCTGGACGCCGCGGCATCGGTCCTGCTGATCGTCGGAACGCTCGGGATGATGTTGTGGCTGGACGCGGGGCTCACGCTGATTTCGCTCGTCGCCGTTCCACCGGTCGCCGTGCTCGGAACGTTGCTCACGCGCAAGATTCGGCGCGTGGTGCGCAGGACTCGTGAAAAGGAAGGTGCGCTCGCCGGCCGGTCGGGTGAGGCGCTCGGTGCGGTGGCAATGCTGCAGGCGTTCGGTGCCGCCGCGCAGGTCGCCGGGGCGTTCGAACGCGAGAATCGGTCGAACCTGCGATCGAGCCTCAAAGCCTCGCGGCTCGAAGCGCTGCTGGCGCGCTCCCTCGACCTCATGACCTCGGCGGGCGTCGCGGTGACGATCGTGTTCGGCACGTTTGCCGTTCTGCGTGGCGATCTCACCGCCGGCGGGCTGATTGTGTTTCTCACCTACCAGCGGGTGCTCTATCGCCCGCTGCGTCGTCTCGCTCAGGTGGTGTCGCGTTCAGCCAAGGCGGCCGTGTGCGGCGAGCGCGTGGCCGAGGTGCTGCGCACCGTACCCACGATCACCGATCGAGTCGCCGCTCGAACCTGCGAGCGCGCGAGCGGCCGACTTGAATTCGAGAACGTCGGAGTTCGGTACGAACGCGGCGACCTGGCGCTGGATGACGTCTCGTTCGAGGTACCGGCCGGTTCGATCGGGGCGATACGCGGCGAATCCGGGGCCGGGAAGTCCACGCTCCTCGCACTGGTCCCCCGCCTCGTCGATCCGACCTCGGGTCGCGTGCTGCTCGATGGTGTCGACCTGCGCGAATACACGCTCGAGTCGCTGCGCCGTCAGGTCGCTGTGGTGTTCCAGGATTCGGTACTGCTGGGACTGACGGTCAGCGAGAACATCGCGCTCGGGGACCCCGACGCCACGCAAGAGGCGATCCATGCCGCCGCGGAGTGCGCCGGTGTTCACCGCTTCGCAGCCGAATTGCCGAACGGCTTCGACACCGTGGTCGGTGAGCGAGGCGCCGAACTCTCGGGCGGCCAGCGGCAACGCATCGCGATCGCGCGCGCCACGCTTCGCAACGCGCCAATCCTCGTGCTCGACGAGCCATTCGCCCACCTCGACGACGCGAGTCGCGATCACGTGTTGGCGGCGCTGCGCACGCTGGCAAAGAGCCGCACCGTTCTGATCGTCACCCATCGTGAGCATCCAGGGCTGGTGGCGGACTTCGAGATCGTGCTGGCGGGCGGGCGCGTGGCTTCGCACCGATCCCTCGCGGGGGTCGCGTGA
- a CDS encoding phosphotransferase, translated as MTVRSVAATGRSPIGSAAALLDRAAVRATLAHALGPHGLEVTATRVDYLRGKLHTSALLGLTVEWRAGSEAGHLQASMYVADPARVAEAHAKACALHLERPVIGPAIACAPWRDGAGVETDARVLLVAFPNDRAVRGLSAVAVPRRLKNRIQAGVTLGLGEGARVRERRSRVELIRWKPARRAVLLATLGWRDDGTGARGEHRAYLRAYPAVGFRTTLARWQRAAGFDLSVPSVEGVDAERHWFATRALPGTPLAQRLECDAIPSPAKLERHPLLDESAGLALAPLYQSEPLVRADSAASDRHDLRAAVKALEALAAWWPERVELVRDLSASLMRFAGELRPIAVHPRHGDLTADQILMHAEGYSLLDWDELGDGDPHADIANLAVDVALRTGRALELDSAERIARAAIGACYDAGRLEFHLALAYGRRVLRGLQVGDPEWREGAGACLAGLGARLAANPAVVTRAGSSRAPVASPLSRSLEILIDSRRRSELLGHRARDRRLAAVWPHRDGAIARFEPVAESGRIAFWLKLDPHASVIPAGIDLELPSFTSRLAESGSRVLSHRLGRRATLAFEERPDRVLALRPTARIESLTERLSNTHDLLLTAGFQVPRVFEREGPDGLWLERIEGKSPTVRAPAELWHALGEALAGIHACAPLGLPARGPAEAMLAAERQIRLAALADPELGAALWRGLDSARQQLSELEDSAAPRASSVSLIHGDLHLGQIVTAGGRPYVLDWEQAHRGEPAEDLGNFAAELEWWLPGEAHALLTVVVEAYRAAGGHAAPSRTLWWQRLSRLRLLALHSWRDGERERARRHILKLAQPHGEIL; from the coding sequence GTGACCGTGCGCTCCGTTGCGGCGACCGGCCGCTCACCGATCGGCTCGGCTGCTGCGCTGCTCGATCGCGCCGCCGTGCGCGCCACGCTCGCGCATGCGCTCGGCCCCCACGGTCTCGAGGTGACCGCGACGAGGGTCGACTACCTGCGCGGGAAGCTCCATACCAGCGCGTTGCTCGGATTGACGGTCGAGTGGCGAGCGGGGTCTGAAGCCGGCCACTTGCAGGCATCGATGTACGTCGCTGATCCCGCGCGCGTCGCGGAAGCCCACGCCAAGGCCTGCGCCCTCCACCTGGAACGTCCAGTGATCGGTCCGGCGATCGCATGCGCGCCGTGGCGTGATGGAGCGGGCGTCGAAACCGATGCGAGGGTCTTGCTGGTGGCGTTTCCGAACGACCGTGCGGTGCGCGGGCTGTCGGCGGTCGCAGTGCCTCGCCGCCTGAAGAATCGGATACAAGCGGGCGTGACGCTAGGTCTCGGCGAGGGCGCAAGGGTGCGGGAACGGCGTTCCCGGGTCGAGTTGATTCGTTGGAAGCCCGCGCGACGGGCGGTGTTGCTGGCGACACTCGGATGGCGGGACGACGGGACTGGCGCGCGAGGCGAGCACCGAGCCTATCTGCGCGCGTACCCCGCGGTGGGATTTCGCACCACGCTCGCCCGCTGGCAGCGCGCGGCAGGCTTCGATCTGAGCGTACCCAGCGTGGAAGGCGTGGATGCGGAGCGCCATTGGTTCGCGACCCGAGCGCTCCCGGGCACACCGCTCGCGCAGCGACTCGAGTGCGACGCGATCCCCAGCCCGGCCAAGCTCGAGCGGCACCCGCTGCTCGACGAATCCGCGGGCCTCGCGCTGGCGCCGCTTTACCAATCGGAACCTTTGGTTCGAGCCGATTCCGCCGCGAGTGACCGCCATGATCTGCGCGCCGCGGTCAAGGCCCTCGAAGCCCTGGCTGCCTGGTGGCCCGAACGCGTCGAGCTGGTGCGCGATCTTTCAGCCAGCCTCATGCGGTTCGCGGGGGAGCTGCGACCGATCGCCGTGCATCCACGCCATGGCGATCTCACTGCCGACCAGATCCTGATGCACGCAGAGGGCTATTCATTGCTGGATTGGGACGAGCTGGGAGATGGCGATCCGCACGCGGACATCGCGAACCTCGCCGTGGATGTCGCGCTCCGGACCGGGCGCGCGCTCGAGCTGGACTCGGCAGAGCGCATCGCCCGCGCCGCGATCGGCGCCTGCTATGACGCGGGGAGACTCGAGTTTCATCTCGCCCTCGCCTACGGGCGCCGCGTGTTGAGAGGCTTGCAGGTCGGAGATCCCGAATGGCGCGAGGGTGCTGGTGCATGCCTCGCGGGTCTGGGCGCGAGGCTCGCAGCGAACCCGGCGGTTGTGACTCGCGCTGGTTCAAGTCGGGCGCCCGTAGCCAGCCCGCTTTCCCGATCGCTCGAGATCCTGATCGACTCGCGGCGGAGGAGCGAACTGCTGGGTCACCGCGCCCGTGATCGCCGCCTCGCGGCGGTTTGGCCGCATCGAGACGGCGCGATTGCGCGATTCGAGCCGGTCGCAGAGTCGGGGCGGATCGCGTTTTGGCTCAAGCTCGATCCCCATGCGAGTGTGATTCCGGCCGGCATCGACCTCGAGCTTCCGTCGTTCACGTCGCGCTTGGCCGAGTCGGGCTCCCGGGTCTTGTCGCATCGTCTCGGTCGGCGCGCCACCCTGGCGTTCGAAGAACGACCGGATCGTGTCCTTGCACTGCGTCCCACGGCTCGGATCGAGAGCCTGACCGAGCGCTTGAGCAACACTCACGACTTGCTCTTGACCGCTGGTTTCCAGGTGCCGCGAGTGTTCGAGCGTGAGGGCCCCGATGGCCTGTGGCTCGAACGGATCGAAGGCAAGTCTCCGACCGTTCGTGCGCCCGCGGAGCTCTGGCACGCCCTGGGCGAGGCACTCGCCGGCATCCACGCCTGCGCTCCGCTTGGCCTGCCCGCACGCGGACCCGCGGAAGCGATGCTCGCGGCCGAGCGCCAGATTCGACTGGCCGCACTAGCCGATCCCGAGCTTGGGGCGGCCCTGTGGCGCGGGCTGGATTCTGCTCGCCAACAGCTCTCTGAACTCGAAGACTCCGCGGCCCCTCGTGCCTCGAGCGTCAGCCTGATCCACGGTGACCTTCACCTGGGCCAAATCGTCACAGCCGGGGGAAGGCCGTACGTGCTGGATTGGGAACAAGCCCATCGCGGCGAACCCGCCGAGGACCTTGGGAACTTCGCCGCCGAGTTGGAGTGGTGGCTCCCCGGCGAAGCACACGCCTTGCTCACCGTTGTCGTCGAGGCCTACCGCGCGGCCGGCGGGCACGCCGCGCCATCACGCACGTTGTGGTGGCAGCGCCTTTCGCGGCTGCGGTTGCTCGCACTTCATTCGTGGCGTGATGGCGAGCGAGAACGTGCACGAAGGCACATCCTGAAGCTCGCCCAGCCACACGGAGAAATTCTGTGA
- a CDS encoding sigma-70 family RNA polymerase sigma factor — protein sequence MPTFDPRPRLDPDRDHALVESCRRGDQAAWARLVERHERLVYAVGRSYRLSDEELGDVFQEVFAALVRGLPRLKDGRALVRWLASTTQRIARTTALRRRREQARQAIIAGTPAEPWHPAGPVGADLERLEEQALVRLALTALDGRCRRLLEALYYEHPAPSYAELSRRLVVPIGSLGPTRARCFERLRRDLAARLATDRGITETRSATSGVERESDLGARGWRGSIREARVLEDPA from the coding sequence GTGCCCACCTTCGACCCCCGGCCCCGTCTCGACCCCGACCGTGACCACGCCCTTGTCGAGTCGTGCCGCCGTGGAGACCAGGCGGCCTGGGCCCGGCTGGTCGAACGTCACGAACGCCTCGTTTACGCAGTCGGGCGTTCCTATCGGCTTTCCGATGAGGAACTCGGGGATGTCTTTCAGGAGGTATTCGCCGCCCTCGTCAGGGGCCTTCCGCGACTGAAAGACGGCCGGGCCCTGGTGCGCTGGCTCGCGAGTACGACACAACGCATCGCGCGCACGACTGCGCTCCGGCGCCGCCGCGAGCAGGCCCGCCAGGCGATCATTGCAGGCACTCCGGCCGAGCCCTGGCACCCGGCCGGGCCGGTTGGAGCGGACTTGGAGCGCCTCGAGGAACAGGCACTCGTACGGTTGGCACTAACAGCACTCGACGGGCGTTGCCGGCGATTGCTCGAGGCGCTCTACTACGAGCATCCGGCTCCCAGCTATGCCGAACTCTCCCGGCGGCTCGTCGTGCCGATCGGCTCGCTCGGCCCCACCCGGGCGCGGTGCTTCGAGCGGTTGCGACGCGACCTCGCAGCGCGACTCGCCACCGATCGAGGTATCACCGAGACCCGTAGTGCCACCTCTGGGGTCGAACGGGAGTCCGACTTGGGAGCGCGCGGTTGGCGTGGCTCGATTCGAGAGGCTCGAGTCCTGGAGGATCCGGCATGA
- a CDS encoding glycosyltransferase family 4 protein, with protein sequence MRLALLCLDDSIPFGGTRNGSIRLRSEAEAWLRAGHHVTAIVSNPGPPQPVDDLRVLGLEVRRLLPAADTEDIEGLLVSSRVTHVCERLSPRSGHGALAASRLGLTHFYEVHSQIKSDSRPTNGKSDADLARVLLRAAFECSHGAIAVSHELAVWTRSVAPTGYPVAVVPGGVPRRFFDAPDPKLYRSLIPAWLRGGASLRVGFVGSLSPSHDLSALVHAAALVSRRRPVQVVIVGDGPQRNQLLIAADRRGVPVHLVGDVPHSHVHVHLAAMDVMVAPFASRELDRVPLALGEAMAAARPVVASAVRPVLELLDHEQTGLLVEPGDVHGLAASVERLAADATLAARLGVAARLRVRNRTWDQAAAEMVEALLSWPALPAPI encoded by the coding sequence GTGCGACTTGCCTTGCTGTGCCTTGATGACTCGATCCCGTTCGGCGGGACCCGCAACGGCTCGATTCGACTTCGCTCGGAGGCCGAAGCCTGGCTGCGCGCGGGCCATCACGTGACTGCAATCGTGTCCAACCCCGGGCCGCCGCAGCCCGTCGACGACCTGCGAGTGCTAGGGCTCGAGGTGCGCAGACTCTTGCCCGCCGCCGACACCGAGGACATCGAGGGCCTGCTCGTTTCGAGCCGTGTTACGCACGTGTGCGAACGCTTGTCGCCGCGCTCCGGCCACGGGGCGCTAGCCGCCTCTCGACTGGGCCTCACGCATTTCTACGAGGTCCATTCGCAGATCAAGAGCGATTCGCGTCCCACGAATGGCAAGTCGGATGCAGATCTTGCACGCGTGTTGCTGCGAGCAGCCTTTGAGTGCAGTCACGGCGCGATCGCTGTGTCTCACGAGCTGGCCGTGTGGACTCGGAGCGTCGCTCCCACCGGATATCCGGTAGCGGTGGTGCCGGGCGGAGTACCCCGGAGGTTCTTCGATGCACCTGACCCCAAGCTGTATCGGTCGCTGATTCCCGCGTGGCTTCGTGGCGGCGCCTCACTGCGAGTCGGATTCGTGGGCTCGCTGAGTCCGAGCCACGATCTGTCCGCACTCGTGCACGCCGCTGCACTGGTGAGTAGGCGGCGTCCCGTGCAAGTCGTGATCGTGGGTGATGGGCCGCAGCGGAACCAGCTCCTGATCGCCGCGGACCGGCGCGGAGTTCCGGTGCATCTGGTCGGAGACGTTCCTCACTCTCATGTACACGTTCACCTGGCCGCCATGGATGTGATGGTCGCCCCCTTTGCAAGCCGCGAGCTGGATCGTGTGCCGTTGGCACTTGGAGAAGCCATGGCGGCCGCACGTCCGGTCGTTGCGAGTGCCGTTCGGCCGGTGCTCGAGCTGCTCGATCACGAGCAGACCGGGCTACTCGTCGAGCCCGGCGATGTGCACGGGCTCGCCGCTTCGGTCGAGCGGCTGGCGGCGGATGCAACGCTCGCTGCAAGGCTGGGCGTGGCCGCTCGGCTCCGGGTGCGAAACCGCACCTGGGATCAGGCCGCGGCGGAGATGGTCGAAGCGCTGCTCTCGTGGCCCGCGCTGCCCGCGCCGATCTGA